tcaattgtgtTATTTGAGTATTGGCCAAAAATTAGCTTGCCAAAAAATAtctggattctgtatccagtttgtTATTCTTGAATTTCAGTATTTCATCATTGACACAAAATCATGTTTCGATTcttggttttgaatttcaaacttaaacaagttgaattttcaatattcggaaccatgggtggcaaaactcctcagatcggcttgtccagtgaaagagagtgcaatttttttcgtctgctcccccaatcggtgcggggagagataaatcgcactgaaatgaagagtgagattgtcaacacataagagtgagcgagagcattcatattcgctgatgaagagaattcccttctccggaaaaaaactgttgcgcaatgtgctgaggagaattcgagagctaactcagtttattcttggtacgttcacgagaaaagatgctactttccgaatcaaagctcccagcgctgtcctgattttctagaagccgtcctgatcttaattgcaattgattttgcaataaaaacagtttaacctcttaaaccaatggtaatcttcgattcagatgatatttgaacgttgtttttcggtataaactgaaagccacctaacttcatatctcttctgctgcataaattaaggcgtatactgcaccaatatttcgccttaatttatgcaatctaagaagagctgcatttcatttcctccaatctactggggtcctgaaaaatcctggtttttgttctacgcggtgtcctaattttttgatgaaaccaccTCCCGCATGGAACAGTATTATACAATAACGAtccccattatcttcttcccaagacacccaaaagattacctttatagtttttggattataaatgaacgATTAGACtaatctttttttcatcaaatggaatcgtttagacacaaaaaacgatacagggaacgggttgttaagtaaataaacgattcatttttttgcttttttctagatGCAAAATGTAGCTGAAAGCACCAGAATGATAGATGTAATCGTtatcttatcattttttttttaagtttttatgacAATACTATGTATCTTTCAAagatctttttacgattttcaaaataaaagaaaacgtaTAACTagagattattttatttttcaacgtaTGGCATTCGATTACTGTATTTATTATATTACAGATTTGATTACAAaacttgtttttgatttttgaacatAATATGTGAACAATTAATTTAACATAACATAAATATTACAGATAATAATGTCTAATCATACGGTGCAAACAAAGAGGTTACTTCTAAAATCCCTAAAAATTTGcgtttcagcattttttttaattcatctcACTTGTCAAAACCATACTGAtattttcagattatttttcatttattctttGTGGTAGAGTTTCGCGATTCTTGTTTCTCCACTGTGGAACAAGCATCTAAGTCTTAAATTGGTGCTAAACAAAAAGTCTTATAAGCGACTGTACTACTCCATGTTTTTGTATAAACTTACTTGCAGtattctattttgttatttttctagtatgaaaaaatattcttatttatTCCTTTAGGTACTTGTTGCTGATAGATGTTTTTACTTCAGTTTTGAATAACACTTTTCTCTTTTTATCTTTGTTTTTGACTTTGCATTAAAGTTTCTGTACAATTCTTTGTTTACACATCTCAAACTCCGCTTTCTCTTTCACTAACTTCTAGACGCAGCTATTCCGCGTAGTTGATATCAGTTCGATTCTGTTtcgttttttcattcaaacaacCAAATTCTTTCGTTCTaggtttaaataaataattgatacCTATTTACGGGTTGATTGATAACGTTATGGTTATTGCTATGTCACTACTAAAGCAGTTAGTGTTAAAGCAAATGTGTCAATAGTACCTAcactgaaaacaaaataatctattcAATTCCAAATCAAAATCTTCTTCTATCTGTCCTATTGATGCTATGCTATCAGATCATCTTTATGTTTCTTTGGGAAGTGATCCGAACCGGAATCGCAACCTTTGCTACTGCTTGAACCAATTCCGGAAGTTAGCGCAAGGCTCCCATTGATTCATCCCATGCTGCTTCCGACGCAGCCACCCGCACCATCATTTGTAGAAAGCGTCCCCACGCGTATTATTTTCCAGGTCGGACTCTGAGGAGGCGACCCGTCGATGTGGCAAGATCTCGCAACTTCTGGGAAATGCCGGTGCCGAGGGCTTTGTTCGGTGTCGCTATGGCGAGGGGCAGTCATTTCGCCAGATTCTTGCTCCTATACGGCGACAATTGAACCGCTTAGCCAAAACCTTTTCGATTACATTAATTGGCCACCAAACGTTTCCTGAAAAAGAAAACTGTGGTAATTTAACTGGAAATATAAGTGTCCAAAAATCATCCTTACCAGCACGACTGGCTCCAGTTTCTTAATTTGTTGGCAACTTTTTTGTATCATCAACCTTAGCCGGAAGGGAACAAGGCGATTAAAGGGCTTTAATATCCCGTTAATGGTGCTGAAATTATCGTTTCTGTTGAGCCGAAGGTGATGTTTCTATTGTtggttctaaaaatatattagattttttaaagtgttcaaaaattacttgaatAAATCCAAACTTACTTTTAATCATCAAGTCCACTTTCGATAACATTCTTTGTTGTTTAAACTGGCATTTCTTGTAAACTTCTTTGTCCCATCTCACCCACGAAAAAGACTAAATAGTCAGTCTGGCGACGATCCACGATTCACAAACCGATTCCTCCAGTTTTGATCCAGGTTTGTCACAGCTTCTCGTTGACATTGCATTGCAGATGTTGCCATCGTATTTTTTTGCCACGTCACAATGATTCTTTCGGCCCAGTGCACGGTGTTGCAAGTATTTCGCGGGATGaatctttttcaaatcaaaagagTTAGTCTTCAATACTAGATCTTAAAGTGCAATCACTAAATCGATGTACAGGAACTACAAGTTGCCCGCCTGGACACTACTTCAACATACCCCATCGTCCGGGGACAGTTTTATCATCCAACCCGGAACAAATTTGTCGGCCTTTTTCCAGTTTACTCTCAGCCAGAAGATTCTGCGGGCAAAATATCTGAAATATGATTAATGATGAtgttaaaaaacattaaatctattAAATTAAGCAAATTATGATTACAAACCACTAAATGGGCTGATTACGGGGTATCTTATGTAGAATTGGTTCAAACATCAGAGTTTGCTCCTTTTGTGCTATTTCTGTAGTTACCACCAGGgagtatttttattgtttttgatgctggttccgtttgcttgtgCAATGACCGGTGGCGCGAAAGATTTTGTGAGGGAACTTCTGTTTCCAACCGCCGCCTGGTGCGCTTCTGATGTGGGAAAAGAAAATTGACTCCTCGAGGCAGATGTTGAACCGGCAGCTGTTGCTGCTGAACTGATTTGTTTCTTGCGGTACAGACGGGAATGGTACCTGCTGCTGCTGTGTTGATGGTTTCTTCCGCCGGAGAGCGGGTAGTAATGCGAAGGAACGCTTCCGACGAATGTCTGATGTTAGATTTGGTAGTGCTGCTGTTAACGCTGGTGTTGGTGATAGCGGTACGATAAGCGGCGGCTGGTTTTGGTTGTCGCAATTGTGGCTGAGGAACTAACTAGATGAGGTTCTTCCGCCAGACGACTTGTGATGAAGTAATACTGGTTGTTCCGGCCCAATGTTCACCTTTTGGTGCTGGATCTGCTCCGTTATTTGTCCGACCGGATGATGGAATTTTTTCATTGCATCCTGTACTTTGTCGAGCTGTACggaagaaaataaatgaaagtgTTTCAGACGATTTAACGATgggaaacagttttttttacttaccTTCATTACTTTTCCGGAATCGGCCTCGGGTTTTTTCCTGACTCGACTTGATTTGACTGCGGCACTTATTTTTCCACGGAGTATATTGTTATGTTATTTTCCACCGGAAAACGGGTTGTGGTGCTAGGGAACGCTTCCTGCTGATGTTATATTTGGCGGTGCTGCTGTTGCCACTGACGGTGGTAATGGCGATATAATCGGTAGCTGCTGGTGTCTGTGGTCGGAATCATGGGTGAGGAACTGAACATGTTTTTTCTCACCAGAATTATGTTTACCGCTGCTGCTGTTGACGAAGTTTAGCGCTGGAACTGCTCCCGTGTTTTTCCGGTCGAATAAAAGTTTGCTCTAGATACTTTGTCGAGCTGtacggaaagaaaaaaaataaaattttcgccAAACCAAACAATTTATGACTCACCTTCACCGCTGAAGTTGTTGTCGACCTTGGTGAGATTATTATCAATTCCTACCATTTATGGGTTTTCTGGCCTAATCTCGAAGGTTTTTCCAGAATCGTGCGGGTCCGCAAATGCCTCGTGTTTATTTTTCCTGACGTGACGACAGCAGCAGCGAAGACACATTACACGCATAGGTGCacgaaaagattatttttctaGATCATTAATCTTATCTTTCGGAAATCATTTTGTATCATTCCAAGCCAAGACGCAATAAGCGAAGACGCGAAATTATTCGCGactattaatgtaatcagaatCAAATAATTCAGACGATTAAGTGTACCGTATTTGATTATGCGGGCTGtcacctcttcttcgaacgctaccttttgcaaaaaaaaaattcaaaacagctaacagcagTAGGCATGGTAGCGGagtagaaattgtttatattttttctacgttgtgtggtgggagtctaaataattttttccttctttactctgaggtgtatgactgaaacacagggcgctctttgtttagaattctctttctcccactcggatgcaaatgctctcacacttgccgtccgagtcacttacagctcgtgtaaactcgggtaacgagtggagcacgatcagcgaaagaggattacactcggaagccgaactgaaaacagtgttggttactcccggctctttgttgtttgagaagagccgaccaactCTGTTCGGAACTCTCTATTTCGGaatataaataattattaataatttggatttagaatttttattttctactttTAAACAGAATTCGAACTTAAGAAAGCTTCATTATGGTGATCCAGGATTAAAAAAGTATCATTATGCGCAATTGTAATTTAAATTCCCAAGTTTAATTTCTGAAATACGTGGAAAAAGATTTATGATTGAAATCTAGAAACTCAGAATTCTTATAAGAGATTTCCAGTTAAGAGTTCTAATACAAATTACGCTTTTTGATTAATTACTAATAAGTAGGAATTATTATCTGGATCTTGGTTCCAGAAAAAAGCGTtattaaaattcgaaattcaaatatttttttaacctttattTAAGActtggaataaaaaattaaactcagaTTCAGCTCAAAGTAAGGTTTTATAATCAAGAATAAAGtatcaatatgaaaatttggttaaagATTCAAATAGCAGGAGTTcgtaatttcttaattttgaatcaatttattcaatcagagtcagttttgaaccacaaacaaacaaaatccaaataaaaaataatgtttagaatcatttttaagattttgttgtTTGGCAAatcttgatttcaatttttcttaaatattcatTAGGTTCTAATTAAGAAATGAATtattcattataaatttttgttggtGCATGAACTTGTACTTTATCTTCATGTGAAAcctggaaatttattttattggtaTCTTGATCTTCATACTTAAATCctcaattttaattgaattttcaagaGAAGAAATAATATCTGAATTGAACTGCAAAATGGTTGTTTgtgtatacaaaaataagctcTATATTACTTGCTAATTAaagtaaatacaaaaaaaatctgaaaaattaaaccTTCCAATCTcttatctattttttaaattttcaataaaaaattggcAACATCTAGAACCTATTTTTTGATAgttaagattcaaaataaataaccaaattttaatGTAAAGTCACTCAAACCGGAATAATGAAATAAATcccgttttttttactttaagttatgtatgcattgttctagcaaaaatattatagaaaaaaaattgtcaccaaAACCCTTCCCCCCATGAGCTGCTTCTTCCTACTACCCTGCTCACAACTTAGAACTCAGAACTatgaatttggaatttggaactaaaaattctgaacattgaactttgaactctgaattaAGAAAATTGGGCTCAGAAAACCGAGACTCAAAACTCTGAATTGTGAATGTTGAGCTCTGTACTCTGAATTTAGACAAATATCATTTTTGGACATAAGCTTTCTTTTTGCTGGCGAAGAAAGCGCTTTTTCTTCCGCCAAACATTATCTACTTGCAAAACAATAATTTGGAAGAGGTGAAATATTTCGCGCGCGCCTTCGCGTACTGCGCCATGTCGAATCCCGCTGCCTCACTTGCTGCTTACTCGCTGGTCGATTACCATGCCTCAGCACAtcttcagtgtaaaatttggttcaatgcAACCGATTGAGAAAGTTACACTACGGTTGTAGAGCTTAAGAAAAGCGATATATTTTCGACATCATAATAGTTTTATTTGAACTTATTAACAATTCCAAGATTTTGAATCGtcaacattttcgaaatatgataCAAAGCTATTTATATCCATTTTTCAGGGCCTCGGACCAATTGCAGCCGTTGACGAATCCGCGAAAACGGGACCGTACAAAAATCCGGAATACTATAGCTATCACCATATGAGCTTCTACGACTTTACGGTGAGCAACGAATGTCATCAGCAACCGCAGCCGGATGCTTACAAGGGAATACACAACCGATTCGAGATTGTCCGAAAGTCCTGTTACCAGGTAGCTAGCAAAAAGCATCGCCCCTCTGACCGGGACCAAATGCCTCCTCCGAATTGTCCTCCGGCGAAAGATGAAAAATCGGGACCAGGCGGCAATTGCGGGAATAAGGAAATTCTTGATGGAAAGCTGAAGTCCCATCCCACTAAAGGAGGAGATCAAAAGTCACCATCGGGAGGAGGAACCGGTCCCAAGTGTGGAAAATCCTAGAATCAAGGGAGTTCCATTTCGGGATCTTTCTTAATTAACccgtttaaaattcaaaaagaaaaatttggtcagatcggtttatttttggattaccttttagaaaaaaaaaattaataaaatgttctTCGTCTAAAAATTCCTTTACTTGAAAAGAAGGAAAGGTGTGTGATTTGATGGAAGATGGAATCTTTTCCGTGACAGCCGTTAATCTGCCTTTGAGAAGGGTTTTCAATCAAAGTTTATCGCATTGAAGATAggcaggttttttttctttcgtcaaTTTGCCCTCTTCCATGGTTGATCTGTGATGCTTGATATTAACCCATTTCGATTACCTTTTTTTTGCACGTCTATTCTTTGGTGTTTTTGGAGAGAAATTTTCTCAAGAACCTGGGTAGTTTACAATAGGCCTTAGCGGACAAATATGCTTTCGAGTTTGTTAGGGAAACGGCAAAAGTATTGGCTGGGCAGCTTTATGTAGGTGAAAAAAGAAACCATTACAAAATGACTACCACAACAAAATGTGTGTGCTGAACGAATGGTGAATGCAAttgaattcggttccatttGGTGGTTAACATTTATTTCTGCTGtcagtttcaaatttgttatgaaattttgattttaggtGAATCGGATTAGGGTATCAAACTCccttttggatttaaaattccTCTAAAGCTTCTTgaaatttctagttttttacAGAacagataaaaaagacaaaaaaaaaatcgttgtgtTTTTAGTCAAAATAATTCTTTATACtcgaaaaagttgattattgGCGCTTATtgtgcgactcgagtgacgtgtcccacgaattttcatttcttcgtcctgactccagaaatgcttcagaaaaaaattgtttatcgaTGAGCATTAACAgcgaacgaaaatttcgagacTAAAATGGCTATTGAAGTCAGCAAAACGATGTGAGATATTATCCCCAAACCTTTATTTTGAgtgcttttctttaaaaaaaaatatacattttttacagattttcaaaacattgtaaaaagtttcaaatacaATTTAACATATTTCAACAAGTTAATCCTTGAGAATCCATGATTTTATCTAAGGAACTATAAATAGCTAACTTAATAGGTATATATTTGGATTTCGCgccaaagttatcaaaattagctttcaatttatttgcacctcagaaaacataaatttcattgtcatttttaattttatctaagaattaaaaaaaacttatttttcaaagcaaatgTTGTGTTTTAAATGG
This sequence is a window from Uranotaenia lowii strain MFRU-FL chromosome 3, ASM2978415v1, whole genome shotgun sequence. Protein-coding genes within it:
- the LOC129756933 gene encoding uncharacterized protein LOC129756933 yields the protein MIKTLRPINYLLTLHGRNYCNYALPLAQKKYASKPSVRNVPKPPKDLKCYEEIEGFQESVFREHSAEQGLGPIAAVDESAKTGPYKNPEYYSYHHMSFYDFTVSNECHQQPQPDAYKGIHNRFEIVRKSCYQVASKKHRPSDRDQMPPPNCPPAKDEKSGPGGNCGNKEILDGKLKSHPTKGGDQKSPSGGGTGPKCGKS